A part of Bacillus thuringiensis genomic DNA contains:
- the rimM gene encoding ribosome maturation factor RimM (Essential for efficient processing of 16S rRNA) yields MTKWFNVGKIVNTHGVRGEIRVISRTDFPEERYKVGNTLYISNEKSTDYLPVKVTSHRQHKTFDLLTFEGYNNVDEAEKFKGSLIKVPEEQLGELAEGEYYYHEIIGCNVVTEEGEALGTIKEILSPGANDVWVIKRPKGQDLLIPYIDDVVLQVNIENKLVTIHVMEGLL; encoded by the coding sequence ATGACAAAGTGGTTTAACGTAGGGAAAATTGTAAATACTCATGGGGTAAGAGGAGAAATTCGTGTTATTTCTCGTACTGATTTTCCAGAAGAGCGATATAAAGTAGGAAACACGTTATACATAAGTAATGAGAAAAGTACAGACTACCTTCCGGTGAAAGTAACTTCTCATCGTCAACATAAGACGTTTGATCTATTAACATTTGAAGGATACAACAATGTAGATGAAGCAGAGAAGTTTAAAGGTTCTTTAATAAAAGTACCAGAAGAGCAGTTAGGCGAACTAGCTGAAGGTGAATACTACTACCATGAAATTATTGGTTGCAACGTTGTAACGGAAGAAGGAGAAGCGTTAGGAACAATAAAAGAGATTTTATCTCCTGGTGCAAATGATGTTTGGGTAATTAAACGTCCAAAAGGTCAAGATCTATTAATTCCTTATATTGATGATGTTGTACTTCAAGTTAACATTGAGAATAAATTAGTAACCATTCATGTAATGGAAGGATTGCTATAA
- the trmD gene encoding tRNA (guanosine(37)-N1)-methyltransferase TrmD, translated as MKIDILTLFPDMFTGVFGSSILKKAQEKEAVELRVVNFRDYTTSKHNSVDDYPYGGGAGMVLTPQPIFDAVEELTKETDRKPRVVLMCPQGERFTQKKAEELAEEEHVIFVCGHYEGYDERIREHLVTDEISIGDYVLTGGELASMVITDSVVRLLPGVLGNHASQVEDSFSTGLLEHPHYTRPADFRGMKVPNVLMSGNHKNIDEWRHKESLRRTYTRRPDLLEERELSKQEAKWLEQIKEDK; from the coding sequence ATGAAAATTGACATTTTAACATTGTTTCCAGATATGTTTACAGGTGTGTTTGGATCTTCAATTTTAAAGAAAGCACAAGAAAAAGAAGCGGTAGAGCTTCGTGTTGTCAATTTCCGCGATTATACAACGAGTAAGCATAATAGCGTAGATGATTATCCGTATGGTGGTGGCGCTGGGATGGTATTAACCCCCCAGCCTATCTTTGATGCAGTGGAAGAGTTAACGAAGGAAACAGACCGTAAACCGAGAGTTGTCCTAATGTGTCCGCAAGGGGAGCGTTTTACGCAGAAGAAGGCAGAAGAACTTGCTGAAGAAGAGCATGTTATTTTTGTATGTGGTCATTATGAAGGCTACGATGAACGAATTCGTGAGCATCTCGTAACAGATGAGATTTCTATCGGAGACTACGTATTAACCGGTGGAGAGTTAGCCTCTATGGTTATTACTGATAGTGTCGTGCGTCTCCTGCCGGGAGTGCTAGGAAATCATGCTTCGCAAGTCGAGGATTCGTTTAGTACAGGTTTATTAGAGCATCCTCATTATACACGTCCAGCTGATTTTCGTGGTATGAAGGTACCGAATGTATTAATGTCAGGAAATCATAAAAATATTGATGAATGGCGACACAAAGAATCACTACGTCGTACGTACACGCGTAGACCGGATTTACTGGAAGAACGAGAATTATCTAAGCAAGAAGCGAAATGGCTAGAACAGATTAAAGAAGACAAGTAA
- a CDS encoding putative DNA-binding protein — translation MLEKTTRMNYLFDFYQSLLTQKQRSYMSLYYLDDLSLGEIAEEFDVSRQAVYDNIKRTEAMLEEYEDKLVLLQKFQERQRLVAKLKQLISEEEHVNEEMKQVVEAIEKLD, via the coding sequence ATGCTCGAGAAAACAACGAGAATGAACTATTTATTTGATTTTTATCAATCGTTGTTAACGCAAAAACAAAGAAGTTATATGTCGCTTTATTATCTAGATGATTTATCTCTTGGTGAAATTGCGGAAGAATTTGATGTAAGTCGCCAAGCCGTGTATGATAACATTAAACGGACTGAAGCGATGCTTGAAGAATATGAAGATAAATTAGTATTACTTCAAAAGTTTCAAGAGCGACAGCGACTTGTTGCAAAGCTAAAACAGCTAATCAGCGAAGAAGAGCATGTGAATGAAGAAATGAAACAAGTTGTTGAAGCTATCGAAAAATTAGATTAG
- the rplS gene encoding 50S ribosomal protein L19 yields the protein MQQLIAEITQGQLKTDLPSFRPGDTLRVHVKVVEGTRERIQLFEGVVIKRRGGGISETFTVRKISYGVGVERTFPVHTPRIAKLEVLRRGKVRRAKLYYLRNLRGKKARIKEIR from the coding sequence ATGCAACAATTAATCGCAGAAATTACTCAAGGCCAATTAAAAACTGACCTTCCTTCATTCCGTCCTGGAGACACTTTACGTGTACACGTAAAAGTAGTTGAGGGAACTCGTGAAAGAATTCAGCTTTTTGAAGGTGTTGTAATTAAACGTCGTGGTGGCGGAATCAGTGAAACATTCACAGTTCGTAAGATTTCTTACGGTGTAGGTGTTGAGCGTACGTTCCCAGTGCACACGCCAAGAATCGCGAAACTTGAAGTACTTCGCCGTGGTAAAGTACGTCGTGCTAAGTTATACTACTTACGTAACCTTCGCGGTAAAAAAGCACGTATTAAAGAAATTCGATAA
- the ylqF gene encoding ribosome biogenesis GTPase YlqF, with translation MVIQWFPGHMAKARRQVTEKLKLIDVVIELVDARLPLSSRNPMIDEIITHKPRLVVLNKADMADDRLTKQWIAYFKEKGQMAISINAQAGQGMKEIAAACKVLVKEKFDKMVAKGIRPRAIRALIVGIPNVGKSTLINKLAKKNIAKTGDRPGVTTAQQWIKVGKEMELLDTPGILWPKFEDQLVGLRLATTGAIKDSILNLQDVAVYALRFMEKHYPERLKERYNLNEIPEDIVELFDAIGKNRGCLMGGGMIDYDKTSELVLRELRGGKLGKMTFETPEEFAEQAEGVEKVEEV, from the coding sequence ATGGTAATTCAATGGTTCCCGGGACATATGGCAAAGGCTAGACGCCAAGTAACAGAAAAATTAAAGTTAATTGATGTTGTAATTGAGCTTGTAGATGCTCGATTACCTTTATCTTCTAGAAATCCAATGATCGATGAGATCATTACACATAAACCGAGGCTTGTTGTTTTAAATAAAGCGGATATGGCAGATGATCGTTTAACAAAGCAATGGATCGCATATTTTAAAGAAAAAGGCCAAATGGCAATTTCGATTAACGCACAAGCTGGACAAGGTATGAAAGAAATTGCAGCGGCTTGTAAAGTGTTGGTGAAAGAAAAATTTGATAAAATGGTTGCAAAAGGTATTAGACCGAGAGCGATTCGTGCGTTAATTGTAGGTATACCGAATGTTGGTAAATCAACGTTAATTAATAAGTTAGCGAAGAAAAATATTGCTAAAACAGGAGATCGTCCTGGGGTGACAACAGCTCAACAATGGATTAAAGTTGGGAAGGAAATGGAACTGTTAGATACACCGGGTATTTTATGGCCTAAATTTGAAGATCAACTAGTGGGTCTTCGTTTAGCAACAACGGGCGCAATTAAAGATTCAATTTTAAATTTACAGGATGTTGCTGTTTACGCTTTACGTTTTATGGAGAAACATTACCCAGAACGTTTGAAAGAGCGATATAATTTAAATGAAATTCCAGAAGATATTGTGGAGTTATTCGATGCAATTGGAAAAAATAGAGGCTGTTTAATGGGCGGCGGAATGATTGATTATGATAAAACATCTGAGCTTGTACTTCGTGAGCTTCGTGGTGGAAAACTTGGAAAAATGACGTTTGAAACACCAGAAGAGTTTGCGGAGCAAGCAGAAGGTGTTGAAAAAGTAGAAGAAGTATAA
- the lepB gene encoding signal peptidase I, whose translation MKKEKSSLWEWIKAILIAVVLAGVIRQFFFAPILVDGVSMASTLHDRDRMIVNKIGYHIGDPKRFDIIVFRATEDKDYIKRIIGLPGDEIEYRNDKLYVNGKAYEEPYLDKQKKQIADGPLTYDFTLEEMTGKKTVPEGQLFVLGDNRRFSKDSRSIGTISMDQVIGKANILYWPLKDARIVK comes from the coding sequence ATGAAGAAAGAAAAGAGTTCACTTTGGGAATGGATCAAGGCAATTTTGATTGCTGTTGTATTAGCGGGTGTTATTAGACAGTTTTTCTTTGCACCAATTCTCGTAGATGGAGTGTCGATGGCGTCTACTTTACATGATCGCGATCGAATGATTGTCAATAAAATTGGTTATCACATAGGAGATCCGAAACGATTTGATATTATCGTATTCCGAGCAACGGAAGATAAGGATTATATTAAGCGCATTATCGGCCTACCAGGCGATGAAATAGAGTATCGTAATGATAAACTATATGTTAACGGAAAGGCTTATGAGGAGCCGTATTTAGACAAGCAGAAAAAACAAATTGCTGACGGACCGCTTACATATGATTTTACTCTTGAAGAAATGACAGGGAAGAAAACTGTTCCAGAAGGTCAATTATTTGTTTTAGGCGATAATCGTCGTTTTAGTAAAGATAGTCGTTCAATTGGTACAATTTCAATGGACCAAGTGATTGGAAAAGCAAATATACTATATTGGCCGTTAAAAGATGCTCGTATTGTGAAATAA
- the ffh gene encoding signal recognition particle protein gives MAFEGLADRLQQTMQKIRGKGKVSEADVKEMMREVRLALLEADVNFKVVKDFVKRVSERAVGQDVMTSLTPGQQVIKVVQEELTELMGGEQSKIAVANRPPTVIMIVGLQGAGKTTTTGKLANLLRKKHNRKPMLVAADIYRPAAIKQLETLGKQLDMPVFSLGDQVSPVEIAKQAIAKAKEDHHDYVLIDTAGRLHIDEELMDELAKVKEVAKPDEIFLVVDAMTGQDAVNVAQSFHEQLGLTGVVLTKLDGDTRGGAALSIKAVTNTPIKFAGMGEKLDAIEAFHPERMASRILGMGDVLTLIEKAQATVDEEKAKELEQKMRTLSFTLDDFLEQLGQVRQLGPLDELLGMLPGANKIKGLKNAQVDEKQIGHIEAIIRSMTKLEREQPEIINASRKKRIAKGSGTTVQEINRLIKQFDDMKKMMKTMTGMQKGKKKGLGGLKFPFM, from the coding sequence ATGGCATTTGAAGGATTAGCCGACCGACTTCAACAGACAATGCAAAAAATCCGCGGCAAAGGAAAAGTTTCTGAAGCCGATGTGAAAGAAATGATGAGAGAAGTTCGTCTAGCTCTTTTAGAAGCGGACGTTAACTTTAAAGTAGTAAAAGATTTTGTAAAGCGTGTGTCTGAACGTGCTGTCGGACAAGATGTAATGACAAGTTTGACACCTGGACAACAAGTAATTAAAGTCGTACAGGAAGAACTTACAGAACTTATGGGCGGAGAGCAAAGCAAAATTGCTGTTGCTAATAGGCCACCGACTGTTATAATGATAGTTGGTCTGCAAGGTGCGGGTAAAACAACGACGACAGGTAAGCTTGCGAATTTGCTTCGTAAAAAGCATAATCGTAAACCAATGCTTGTTGCAGCGGATATTTACCGTCCAGCAGCGATTAAACAGCTTGAAACATTAGGGAAGCAATTGGACATGCCTGTATTCTCTTTAGGAGATCAAGTAAGTCCTGTTGAAATTGCGAAACAAGCGATTGCAAAAGCAAAAGAAGATCATCACGATTATGTTTTAATTGATACAGCAGGTCGCCTGCATATTGATGAAGAACTAATGGATGAATTAGCGAAAGTGAAAGAAGTTGCGAAACCGGATGAAATTTTCCTTGTTGTCGATGCGATGACGGGACAAGACGCGGTAAATGTTGCACAAAGTTTCCATGAACAGTTAGGTTTAACAGGTGTTGTATTAACGAAATTAGATGGTGATACGCGCGGTGGTGCGGCATTATCTATTAAGGCGGTAACAAATACACCGATTAAATTTGCAGGTATGGGTGAAAAACTAGATGCGATTGAAGCGTTCCATCCAGAGCGTATGGCATCCCGTATTTTAGGGATGGGAGACGTCTTAACATTAATTGAAAAAGCGCAAGCTACAGTTGATGAAGAGAAAGCAAAAGAACTTGAGCAAAAAATGCGTACGCTTTCGTTTACGCTTGACGATTTCCTAGAACAACTTGGACAAGTGCGTCAACTTGGACCGCTTGATGAATTGTTAGGAATGCTTCCTGGTGCAAATAAAATTAAAGGGCTGAAAAATGCGCAAGTTGATGAAAAACAAATTGGGCATATTGAGGCAATTATTCGTTCTATGACTAAATTAGAGCGAGAACAACCGGAAATAATCAATGCTAGTCGCAAAAAGCGCATTGCCAAAGGTAGCGGTACAACGGTACAAGAGATCAATCGTTTAATCAAGCAATTTGATGATATGAAAAAGATGATGAAAACGATGACTGGAATGCAAAAAGGTAAGAAAAAAGGACTAGGTGGATTGAAGTTTCCATTCATGTAA
- a CDS encoding KH domain-containing protein: MKKLVETIVKPLVDYPEDVKVTQELYNGEIKYRLTVHPEDVGKVIGKQGRVAKAIRMLLYSVGHHNDEKVTLEIQ, translated from the coding sequence ATGAAGAAGTTAGTCGAGACGATTGTCAAGCCTCTTGTCGATTATCCTGAAGATGTAAAAGTTACACAGGAACTTTACAACGGAGAGATAAAGTATCGATTAACTGTGCATCCTGAGGATGTTGGAAAAGTCATTGGAAAGCAAGGGAGAGTTGCGAAAGCAATTCGAATGCTCTTGTATTCAGTGGGACATCATAATGATGAAAAAGTAACACTGGAAATTCAATAA
- the rpsP gene encoding 30S ribosomal protein S16, with protein sequence MAVKIRLKRMGAKKTPFYRVVVADSRSPRDGRFIEEIGTYNPVAQPAEVKINEEAALKWLGNGAKPSDTVRNLFSNQGIMEKFHLSKQGK encoded by the coding sequence ATGGCAGTTAAAATTCGTTTAAAACGTATGGGAGCTAAAAAAACTCCTTTCTATCGTGTAGTTGTTGCAGATTCTCGTTCTCCTCGTGACGGACGTTTCATTGAGGAAATCGGTACTTACAATCCGGTTGCTCAACCAGCTGAAGTTAAGATCAACGAAGAAGCAGCATTAAAATGGTTAGGAAATGGTGCTAAACCATCTGATACAGTTCGTAACTTATTCTCTAACCAAGGTATCATGGAGAAATTCCACTTATCTAAACAAGGTAAGTAA